The genomic segment TGATGCTTGCTGATGAAGCTTGTACCTTTCATTGACAAAGAAAACGGAAGTAGAAACGAAACAGAAACCTACGAGCAACTTTCAGGCTATATTTCAACGACCCCTGCACTAATTCATGCATTATATAGATCTCGCACTGTTTGTAGTATATATCGTAGGACTGCTTGGATTCGGGTACTACTTTTTCCAGCACAATAAGGGAGGAGACGATTACTATGTGGGCGGGCGAAATATGAACAGCCTGCATATTGGGCTTTCCGTAGTTGCAACGGATGTTGGAGGAGGATTTTCTATTGGCCTTGGCGGACTTGGTTTTACAATGGGACTTGCCGGTTCGTGGATGCTTTTTACGGGGCTGATTGGTGCATGGATGGCAACTGTATTTCTCATTCCTAAAGTGAAGGGAAACCGGGCATTTGATAAAGCTTACACCTTTCCTGAAGTTTTTAAGCACTTTTTTAATGCCAGGGTAGCACTGATTGCGGGAATTATTTCAGCTATCGGTTATGCCGGCTTTACCAGTTCACAAATTTTGGCGGGTGCAAAACTTGCCAATGGTACCTTTGCCAATCTCGACTTACAAACGGCTCTATTTATAATGGGAACGGTAGCTGTTCTTTACACCGTTCTGGGCGGGCTAAAAGCTGTTATTTATACAGATACAATACAATGGAGCATTTTAATGCTTGGGCTGGTATTTATTGGGATTCCCGTTTCCTACAATGCAGTGGGCGGATGGAGCGAAGTTACGGCAGCGGTTGACCCGGAAATGCTGTCGTTGGGGAATATAACATGGCAGCAGGTTGTCTACTGGGGGGCAACAATTATTCCCATCTGGTTTGTTGGTATGACACTTTACCAGAGAATTTATGCTTGCAAGGATGAGAAAACTGCAAAACGGGCATGGTACCTGGCCGGCTTGTTTGAATGGCCGGTAATGGCTTTTATGGGTGTTTTATTAGGGCTTTTTGCCAAGGTTGCGGCT from the Balneolaceae bacterium genome contains:
- a CDS encoding sodium:solute symporter family protein, with amino-acid sequence MHYIDLALFVVYIVGLLGFGYYFFQHNKGGDDYYVGGRNMNSLHIGLSVVATDVGGGFSIGLGGLGFTMGLAGSWMLFTGLIGAWMATVFLIPKVKGNRAFDKAYTFPEVFKHFFNARVALIAGIISAIGYAGFTSSQILAGAKLANGTFANLDLQTALFIMGTVAVLYTVLGGLKAVIYTDTIQWSILMLGLVFIGIPVSYNAVGGWSEVTAAVDPEMLSLGNITWQQVVYWGATIIPIWFVGMTLYQRIYACKDEKTAKRAWYLAGLFEWPVMAFMGVLLGLFAKVAASQGMFEYLGAADISDTDPETGLPMLLRTVLPVGLMGIMMSAYFSAILSTADSCLMASSGNVVSDIIGYFRKVDHESPKFLRFSQITTLIIGAGALLLASSMQSVLNLMLYSYAFMVSGLFVPIVGALYWKKSSSAGAISAMLLGGTTTVYLTVGHPVLSWEGFSLIFWNDITIEFAQIALPYGLDPNVFGISASAFIFVIVSLLFPDEEQA